The Afipia massiliensis genome has a segment encoding these proteins:
- a CDS encoding undecaprenyl-phosphate glucose phosphotransferase, whose amino-acid sequence MEPIDVRTMMNAATGAATMSAADGAPRLERRKRLSPAALAVTNEKVSKAYSTVVISGVVRIVDFLLLSAVGLGLYFWYVMPGASFSWQYAAAVFGVAACAVISFQAAEIYDVQVFRGQLRQMTRMASSWALVFLLFIGASFFAKLGDTISRVWLSAFFVVGLSALFADRLVLRALVRRWAREGRLDRRTIIVGSDENGENLIRALNAQDDSDIQILGVFDDRNDSRALETCAGQPKLGKIDDIVEFARRTRIDLVLFALPISAETRILEMLKKLWVLPVDIRLSAHTNKLRFRPRSYSYLGKVPTLDVFEQPITDWDMVLKSAFDRVVGAIILVLLAPVMALVALAIKLDSAGPVLFLQKRYGFNNERIDVYKFRSLFHDQADPLASKVVTKGDTRVTRVGRFIRKTSLDELPQLFNVVFKGNLSLVGPRPHAVQGKLQSRLFDEAVDGYFARHRVKPGITGWAQINGWRGEVDTDEKIQKRVEFDLYYIENWSVLFDLYILFKTPFALIKGENAY is encoded by the coding sequence GTGGAACCGATCGACGTCCGGACGATGATGAACGCTGCCACGGGAGCAGCCACGATGAGCGCTGCCGATGGCGCGCCTCGGCTGGAGCGCCGCAAGCGGCTGTCGCCAGCCGCCCTAGCGGTGACCAATGAAAAGGTCAGCAAGGCTTATTCGACGGTCGTCATCAGTGGCGTCGTACGGATCGTTGATTTCCTGCTGCTCAGCGCTGTCGGGCTCGGATTGTATTTCTGGTACGTGATGCCGGGCGCCAGTTTTTCCTGGCAGTATGCCGCTGCCGTGTTCGGCGTAGCCGCCTGCGCAGTGATTAGCTTCCAGGCCGCTGAAATCTACGACGTGCAAGTCTTCCGCGGACAACTGCGCCAGATGACGCGCATGGCATCGTCATGGGCGCTCGTTTTTCTGCTGTTCATCGGCGCATCGTTTTTTGCAAAGCTTGGCGACACGATCTCCCGTGTCTGGCTCTCGGCGTTTTTCGTTGTCGGATTGTCCGCGCTGTTTGCGGACCGGCTGGTGCTGCGTGCACTGGTTCGCCGCTGGGCCCGTGAAGGCCGGCTCGACCGGCGCACGATCATCGTCGGTTCCGACGAAAACGGCGAAAATCTGATCCGCGCACTCAACGCGCAGGACGATTCCGATATTCAGATACTCGGCGTGTTCGACGACCGTAACGATTCCCGCGCGCTGGAAACCTGCGCCGGTCAGCCAAAGCTCGGCAAGATCGACGATATCGTTGAATTCGCCCGCCGCACCCGGATCGATCTCGTGCTGTTCGCGCTGCCCATCTCGGCCGAAACCCGCATTCTGGAAATGCTGAAGAAGCTGTGGGTACTGCCCGTCGATATTCGTCTGTCGGCGCACACCAACAAGCTGCGCTTCCGTCCGCGCTCCTACTCGTATCTCGGCAAGGTCCCAACCCTCGACGTGTTCGAACAACCGATCACCGACTGGGACATGGTCTTGAAGTCGGCGTTCGATCGCGTCGTCGGCGCGATCATTCTCGTCCTGCTTGCGCCGGTCATGGCGCTCGTCGCACTGGCGATCAAGCTCGACAGTGCAGGTCCGGTGCTGTTCCTGCAGAAACGCTACGGCTTCAACAATGAACGCATCGACGTTTACAAGTTTCGCTCGCTGTTTCACGATCAGGCCGATCCACTGGCCTCGAAGGTCGTGACCAAGGGAGACACGCGTGTCACCCGGGTCGGCCGCTTCATTCGCAAGACCAGTCTTGACGAGTTGCCGCAGCTGTTCAACGTCGTCTTCAAGGGTAATCTCTCGCTGGTCGGTCCGCGCCCGCATGCGGTGCAGGGCAAGCTGCAGAGCCGCCTGTTCGACGAGGCCGTCGACGGCTACTTCGCACGCCATCGCGTCAAACCCGGAATCACCGGCTGGGCGCAGATCAACGGCTGGCGCGGCGAGGTCGATACCGACGAAAAGATCCAGAAACGTGTCGAGTTCGATCTTTACTACATCGAGAACTGGTCGGTCCTGTTCGACCTCTACATCCTCTTCAAGACGCCGTTCGCACTCATCAAGGGTGAGAACGCATACTGA